In one Pseudomonas sp. SCA2728.1_7 genomic region, the following are encoded:
- a CDS encoding tetratricopeptide repeat-containing response regulator: MLSYHQKSFLIVDDFSDFRSSVRSMLRELGVKDVDTADTGEQALKMCAQKSYDFILQDFHLGDGKKNGQQVLEDLMLEKLISHEAVFVMVTAETSQAMVLSALEHEPDAYLTKPFNRSGLAQRLERLEQRKTLLKPILQALDRGKPVEVLNACIALCKQDIRYSPLCLRYRADALRDMNQNEALERLYDSIIADRPLPWAFAGLGKLLFKRGQVAQAKGVYEKALKVFPMMPSLYDGMADVLVSEGDTKGAQQVLEEAIRLSPLAVRRQALLGKLAMANEDFDTASRAYRQAVSQGAQSRFKDPESNLGLAHALISKGSERGLDTRTRLEINTTLSAVAKENPTDPGLQIRARLMKATSLLLNDAETADKLTEQALMRLDGMEQFMSPEAALLVAKQLQMLGQAEAGTSMLKSCAEIYGDDPAVMKDIAKLTDDPTILSSSNAAADLNRQGVRVYKTGNLVEAREVFRKALKMQPKNISIALNMAQSLLHGTDTSVPSAELEECRACLKMVGLMPDTDARFARYQKLKSKAFGE, translated from the coding sequence ATGCTGTCGTATCACCAAAAGAGTTTTCTGATCGTCGATGATTTCTCGGATTTCCGCAGTTCCGTGCGTTCGATGCTGCGTGAGCTTGGGGTCAAGGACGTCGATACGGCCGACACCGGTGAGCAGGCGCTGAAGATGTGCGCACAGAAGTCCTACGATTTCATCCTGCAGGATTTCCATCTCGGCGACGGCAAGAAGAACGGTCAACAGGTTCTCGAAGACCTGATGCTGGAAAAGCTCATCAGCCATGAAGCCGTGTTTGTCATGGTCACCGCCGAGACCAGTCAGGCGATGGTGCTCAGTGCCCTCGAGCATGAGCCGGATGCGTACCTGACCAAGCCGTTCAACCGTTCCGGTCTGGCCCAGCGCCTGGAGCGTCTGGAGCAGCGCAAGACGTTGCTCAAACCGATTCTGCAAGCCCTCGACCGTGGCAAACCGGTCGAGGTGCTCAACGCTTGCATCGCCCTGTGCAAGCAGGACATCCGCTATTCGCCGCTGTGCCTGCGCTACCGCGCTGATGCGCTACGCGACATGAACCAGAACGAAGCGCTGGAGCGCCTCTACGACAGCATCATTGCTGACCGCCCATTGCCGTGGGCATTTGCCGGGCTGGGCAAGTTGTTGTTCAAGCGCGGTCAGGTTGCACAGGCTAAAGGCGTTTATGAGAAAGCGCTGAAGGTGTTCCCGATGATGCCGTCGCTGTACGACGGCATGGCCGACGTGCTGGTGTCCGAGGGGGATACCAAAGGCGCGCAACAGGTGCTCGAAGAGGCCATTCGTCTTTCGCCACTGGCGGTGCGCCGACAGGCTTTGCTCGGCAAACTGGCGATGGCCAACGAAGATTTCGACACCGCCTCGCGTGCTTACCGCCAAGCGGTGTCGCAAGGTGCACAGTCGCGCTTCAAGGACCCGGAAAGCAACCTCGGGTTGGCCCACGCGCTGATCAGCAAGGGCAGCGAACGTGGTCTCGATACGCGCACGCGTCTTGAGATCAACACCACCCTCAGCGCCGTGGCCAAAGAAAACCCGACCGACCCGGGCCTGCAGATTCGAGCGCGTCTGATGAAGGCCACCAGTCTGCTCCTCAACGATGCGGAAACCGCTGACAAGCTCACCGAACAAGCGCTGATGCGCCTCGACGGCATGGAGCAATTCATGAGCCCGGAGGCGGCGTTGCTGGTCGCCAAGCAATTGCAGATGCTCGGGCAGGCCGAGGCGGGCACCTCGATGCTCAAGAGCTGTGCGGAGATCTACGGGGATGACCCTGCGGTGATGAAAGACATCGCCAAGCTCACCGATGACCCGACTATTCTCAGCTCCAGCAACGCTGCTGCCGACCTCAACCGTCAGGGCGTGCGGGTGTACAAGACCGGCAACCTGGTGGAGGCTCGCGAGGTTTTCCGCAAGGCGCTGAAGATGCAACCGAAGAACATCAGTATCGCGCTGAACATGGCCCAGTCGCTGCTCCACGGCACCGACACCAGTGTGCCGTCGGCGGAGCTGGAAGAATGTCGGGCCTGCCTGAAGATGGTTGGCCTGATGCCCGACACCGACGCGCGTTTTGCGCGTTATCAGAAGCTGAAAAGCAAGGCGTTTGGCGAATGA
- a CDS encoding HAMP domain-containing sensor histidine kinase → MSNDKQALDFSTVIASTVHDMKNSLALLMQAHSQWLARLPQAQREGSEQGVIDFEFAHLNGMLVQLLGLYKLGVNQMPLQPAYHELDDFIEAQLAAHQEVFASRGIIATYEVDPLSPLGFFDRELIASVLGNCINNAIRYARESLLITVSDEAGQLVLSINDDGDGYPAEMLERQADYVQGINHSSGSTGLGLYFANRIAALHQRNGVEGRTEIRNGGPLGGGVFSLYLP, encoded by the coding sequence ATGAGCAACGACAAGCAGGCGCTGGATTTTTCCACGGTGATCGCCTCCACCGTCCACGACATGAAGAACTCGCTGGCCTTGCTGATGCAGGCCCACAGCCAATGGCTCGCGCGCTTGCCGCAAGCGCAGCGCGAAGGTTCGGAGCAGGGCGTCATCGACTTCGAGTTCGCCCACCTCAATGGCATGCTGGTGCAGTTGCTCGGGCTGTACAAGCTCGGCGTCAACCAGATGCCGCTACAACCGGCGTATCACGAACTCGATGACTTTATCGAGGCGCAACTGGCGGCGCATCAAGAGGTGTTTGCCAGTCGCGGGATCATCGCCACCTATGAAGTCGATCCGTTGAGTCCGTTGGGTTTCTTCGACCGCGAACTGATTGCCTCAGTGCTCGGAAACTGCATCAACAATGCGATTCGTTATGCCCGCGAATCGTTGCTGATCACCGTCAGTGACGAAGCCGGGCAACTGGTGCTAAGCATCAATGACGACGGCGACGGTTATCCGGCCGAGATGCTCGAGCGTCAGGCCGATTACGTGCAGGGCATCAATCACAGCAGCGGCAGCACCGGGCTCGGTTTGTATTTCGCCAATCGTATCGCCGCGCTGCATCAGCGCAACGGTGTCGAAGGGCGCACCGAAATCCGCAATGGCGGACCGCTTGGCGGCGGGGTGTTCAGCCTTTATCTGCCGTGA
- a CDS encoding glutamine synthetase family protein, translated as MTAEGFLEGRRLQLARGVLLQCIMGGYPAARFYGSDDGDLALVAEPTQIHRLPWSDDPRALAICDADELTGESSNLSTRGQLKKVIARYAARGLAPVVATELEFFVFAPNTDPTQPFRPPVGLDGRREDGQSAFSISSNNGLRPFFNEVYKCMAALGLPRDTFMHEMGVSQFEINLLHGDPLLLADQTFLFKHLLKEVALKHGLTVVCMAKPLAHTPGSSMHIHQSIVEVGSGKNLFSDANGEPTAMFRHFVGGQQAGMADFTALFAPNVNSYQRLCHPYASPNNACWSHDNRAAGLRIPASAPVARRVENRLPGADANPYLAIAASLAAGLHGIEHELEPSEEIQGEFESPDNLSLPCTLHAALERLKRSQLARELFGQEFIEGYIASKTMELTSFFDEITPWERRVLAAQA; from the coding sequence ATGACCGCCGAGGGGTTCCTCGAAGGACGGCGTTTGCAGTTAGCGCGGGGTGTGCTGCTGCAATGCATCATGGGCGGTTATCCGGCAGCGCGGTTTTACGGCAGCGATGACGGAGACCTGGCACTGGTCGCCGAGCCGACCCAGATCCATCGCTTGCCGTGGAGTGACGACCCGCGCGCCCTGGCCATTTGCGATGCCGATGAACTGACCGGCGAAAGCTCCAATCTGTCGACCCGTGGCCAGTTGAAAAAAGTCATTGCCCGTTACGCCGCGCGCGGCCTGGCGCCGGTGGTGGCGACCGAGCTGGAATTCTTTGTTTTCGCGCCGAACACCGATCCGACCCAACCATTCCGGCCTCCCGTCGGTCTCGACGGTCGCCGCGAGGATGGCCAATCCGCGTTCAGCATCAGCTCCAATAACGGTCTGCGGCCATTCTTCAACGAAGTCTATAAATGCATGGCGGCACTCGGACTGCCGCGCGATACCTTCATGCACGAAATGGGTGTCAGCCAGTTCGAGATCAATCTGCTGCACGGCGATCCGCTGTTGCTCGCCGACCAGACCTTTCTGTTCAAACACCTGCTCAAGGAAGTCGCGCTCAAGCATGGCCTGACCGTGGTGTGCATGGCTAAACCGCTGGCACACACGCCGGGCAGTTCGATGCACATTCACCAGAGCATCGTCGAGGTCGGCAGCGGCAAGAATCTCTTCAGTGACGCGAACGGTGAGCCGACGGCGATGTTCCGCCACTTCGTTGGTGGCCAGCAAGCGGGCATGGCCGATTTCACTGCACTGTTCGCACCGAATGTGAATTCCTATCAGCGGCTGTGCCATCCCTATGCATCGCCGAACAATGCGTGCTGGTCCCACGACAACCGTGCGGCCGGGCTGCGAATTCCTGCGAGTGCGCCGGTCGCTCGTCGCGTGGAAAACCGTCTGCCGGGCGCCGATGCCAATCCGTATCTGGCGATTGCGGCCAGTCTGGCTGCCGGTTTGCATGGCATCGAGCATGAGCTGGAACCGAGCGAGGAGATTCAGGGCGAGTTCGAATCGCCGGACAACCTCTCGCTGCCGTGTACTTTGCATGCCGCGCTCGAACGTCTGAAACGTAGCCAATTGGCGAGGGAACTGTTCGGACAGGAGTTCATCGAAGGCTACATCGCTTCGAAGACCATGGAGTTGACCAGCTTCTTTGATGAAATCACTCCCTGGGAACGACGTGTTCTAGCAGCCCAGGCCTGA